Part of the bacterium genome is shown below.
TCGTCTGGCGTGCCAACCGCAGCTCGCCGATACCCAAACGCACGATCGAGGAGGCAGCGATCATCGCAGCACTGCACAGCAAGGCGAGAAACTCGCAGCATGTCCCAGTCGATTACACTCCTCGCTCGCAGGTGAAAAAGCCGAAAGGCACTGTTCCAGGCAAGGTCATCTACATGAGTTTTCAAACAGTCTTCGTCAACCCCGACCATTCACTTTTGGCGAAGCTCGCCGCCAAGAAGGGAACAACCACCCAGAATGCGGTGCCACGAGTGGGAGCGAATGAACACAAATGAAGGGAACTGAGAACCATAAAAACTTAATGCCAGTTTTATCACTGGCTAGATTCTTCTCTCTGTGTCTCTGTGGTGGGCATTCTGCTTTGAACGAACTCCCCCAGGGTTTGACCCGTGCGCATAAGGATTGACTTGGCGTACGACGGCACCGATCTTCGTGGCTGGCAGAGCCAGCCCGAGGGCGGCACCGTGCAGGACCTGCTGGAGCGGCACCTCAGAGAGGTTCTCTCGGCGCCCGGCCTGAGGCTTTTCGGACAGGGCAGAACCGACGCTGGCGTCCACGCTTTGAGGCAGGTCGCCCATTTCGACGCAGACACCCTCATCCCACCTGAAAGGCTGCCTCGGATCCTGAACAACCGCCTGACGCAGCATGGGGTCGTCGTGCTTGAGGCGAGAAAAGTGCCCGATACCTTCCACGCCCGTTTCAGCGCCTCGTCCAGAACTTACTGCTATGTGCTTCATTGCTCGGAGGCCCCACCGCCCGTCTATTCATTGCGATATTGCTATCACGTCTGCCACCGGTTCGACGCCGGACTAGTCGAAGAGGCGATAGGCGGCTTCGTCGGCCGGCACGACTTTGCAGTGTTTTGCTCAAGCGACTGGAAGGGGGACACGACCGTGCGGACAGTGATGGAGGCGAGCCTGGTGATGGACGGTCCCTGGGTGCATCTCATCTTCAGGGCGAATGCTTTCCTGCACAATATGGTGCGGCACATGGTCGGACTACTCCTTGAGGTCGGTAAGGGCCGACTCGCCCCTGCGATCGTCCGTAGGATTGCTGAGTCTCCGAGCGCCGTTGATAGCTCGGCACGGCCCTGGAATCTTCCGCCAGCCCGCGGCCTCTTCCTTGCTGAGGTGAAGTACCCAGAGTGGCCTTGAGAGGCCGGCCGCGAATCCCCGTCTGCCGGAACGAGGAATCCACGAAGGACACGAAGAACCACGAAGATTCGCGAAACCACAAAGGAAGCACGACTTTCAATTCGCAGTCTCGTCGTTTGTCCGCACCTCAGAAAGCCGCCTGTGCAACGAAAGCATCCGCCCCACCCTCCACCAGCCGACCGTGAAAGGCCGAAGAGCGTCATGCCTCGACGTAAACAGAGCACAATTCACAACCAGGAAAACTTGCGGGGGCTGCCGAAGGCTGAGAGCCTACTCAGGTTCAGCTCACGTGGTACTTAGGTCTAGGACCCCAAGGATCCGCTTGATGATCTTGGGGTGAAGGGTCTTCCCTGAATGAAACGGGACAACGATCCTCCTCTTTCCCTTCATATAGATGCGATGACTTCCTCTGCTTTGGAGAAACCGAAAACCGTTCCTCAGCAGCAGCTGCTCGGCCTTTCGAGCAGTGACTCGAGGCAGTCTAGGCAACAGTAACCTCGACGGACGTCGTCAATATCTCCTTGCTCAACAGGTCCTTCCTCTCCTCCTCCGACAACGTCTCTACGTAAAGCGCGACGGCTTCCCGTATGTTGTGGACAATCTCGTCCAGACTGTCTCCCTGGGACTGGCATCCGTCGAGTTCTGGGCAGTATGCATAGTATCCGTGCTCATCCTTCTCGATCACAATACTCACCTTGTACGACATCCCGCGACTCCTCCCATGATCGTTGGCAGCGCCTTTTCCGAGCGCGAAGCATAACATACAACCCGCTGAATCGGCAATAGCCTTCTTCTCTGTCAGGCCGTAGAGCTCATAGACCAGGCGCTCGATCTCGTTGCCAGGCCGGAACGAGGAATCCACGAAGGACACGAAGAACCACGAAGATTAGCGAAACCACAAAGGAAGCACGACTTTCAATTCGCAGTCCGCAATCCCCAAGAGGACAATTGGGGCGACCTATTCGGAGTAAGGGTGGCCAACCGGAATAACATAGTAGGGCCTGAGACCGTCCTGGAGGCGGAGCGCTCGGGCAACCTCGTCGTCCTTGAATGCGCCGACCATGACAGCGCCGAGTCCGAGCGAGAGGGCCATGAGCGATACGTTCTGGCCAACGTGGCCCGCTTCCATCGCGACGTACCTCTCAGCACGCTCGCCGTATCGCTTGGCAGTTCTGGAGTTGTCGCTGACAACTGCGATTAGGGCCATCGCCTCCTTAACGCAGGTCTGGCCAAAACATGCCTCGGCCACCTCGCCCATGACTGATTGGTCGTGGAGGAGCTGCAGGCTGTGCCTGTCAACATCGTAATGGTGGTTATACTGATAAAGCCCAGACGACAGTCCCTCGACACCATTGTCAGCCACAGCAAGTAGCATCTGAAGGGGATAGGTCGCGCCGGCTGAAGGCACAGCCCGCTTCCCCGTGCGTATATGTCCCTGCGCTGACCATAGGAGGTCTGCCACAGCGCCGAGCGCAATTTGCCGGCTCGTAAAGCGCCTCACGCTAGAGCGCTCGTAAATGGCGCTCTTCAGGTCAAGCCCACCGGCATAACTGATGTCTGGCAGAGGTATTACCACGCTCATCGGACTTTCTCCATTGCTATATCCTTTTCGCTCTGCTGGGCATAATACGGGATAAGTTGAGCGACCTGCATGCCCAGCACCATCAAGTCATCAACATCCCTGCAAACTGAGAGTATAGCAAAAAACTCCCTCTCGATCGCTGCCTGCTGACGTTTCAATGACAAGCTGCGACCGAAGTATCTCCTGCCCCGCGAGAAACGCCTCAAGACCTCCCTTGCGCATTTAACATCCCTCGTCCAATGCACATACCGAATCGTCCCAGCCAACTCGTCCGGACCAACCCTGGCGCTGGCGAGTCGCATGGCGACTGCCTTCACAACCTCGGCCCGCCTCTGTGGCTGGACTTCGTCGAATAGCTTGGCCTTTACACTGCACATATTTTCTTGAGCATCTCATAAGATTTAGGGTAAGCAAATACAGACCGAATGAACGACGCCTTACACTGCTTGATAAAGCCGCGTCTGTCATCCATGGGCCTTCGCTGCTCAAAGGAGCTCCACTGCATGAGACCCGATGGAAAGGCTAAGAGCTCCCCTGAAGAGATGCTTATCTTGCCGAGCCCCGACGACTTCCCTCCCCCAATACTAAGCGCCATCTTGCGGTCAATCCCGAGACACCCGAAGAGGCCGCCCATCTCAGCCAGCGAAACGTCATGAAAGACTATCTGCGCCGAGAAGACGGCGCCCGAAGGGACGTAGTCCCACAGTTCCGCCTCCTGAGACGGGGTGTTAGGCTCGTATTTGGCATTATAGACCTTCCGGCCCTTTAGCTTCTCTACCAAGAGCTTTGCGCTTCTCGTGCCCGGCGCAACGCTCACTTGCCCAATTTTATGCAGGTGAGGTGCGCCGCTGGGCAGAACATACAGGAACTCTCCCTTTTGGGGCGAACTGACGAGCCTGGCATCTGAAAACACAACTCTCCCTACAAAGCCCTTAGTCCCGAACAGGAGGCAAGCTGGACAAAGCCTGGAGGACCTCTTTCTCACCGGGGGACATCTCTCGATTCGCTCGAAGCACTCGGGGAGAATCGCGACCTCCGCCATGCCCCGCTTCTCGCCACCAGCCGCGACTATCTGCCTGACAAGCTCCTGCGGCAGACTCGAGGCGCCTCTATCGTCTTCGACATATCGTGCTTTCATCCGCCTGAGGAATTGGCTCACGCAGCTCTTGGTGATCGCCTCGTAGTAAGTTCTGGCCACACCTTTGAGAGTGGTTCCAGGGATTATCGGGCTTTCGGGGCACAGGATCGATTTGACGACGAATCCCTTCTTGAAGCCGAGTTCCTCGGAGAGCCTTAGCGTGCCGTCCGATATGTGCAGAGGTGACAGCGTCTTGATCTCGATCTCCATCTTGCCCGAGAACGCAAATCCGGATGCGGCGAGTTTGCAGACGTGGGACACCGGCGTTACGGTCTTGCCAAAAGGAATCCACACAAAATCATAGCCCTTAGGGTCCCTCGGCAACTGCGACCATCGCCTCGAGTTCTGTCCGTGCGAACTCACTTGACCCCCGTGAATCTTATGAACTGCAAAACGCCGTTCTTGGTGTATTTGATGGCGATAATCTGGGTGGCGCCGTGCGGATAAGGAGCGTCCGGTGCTCTGCCAGGCCACAACAGTAGCGGAAATGGCCTATCATCACAATGGAAAACAGAAGTGCCAGACGGTATGTTGTCCGCGCTTTCTGCTTCCCATAACATAGCGAAATGGCCGTTATCCCACCGCAGCTCGACCTCGTTGTTGAACACCCGGCCTCGCTTCAAGAGGTCCGATGGCGTGCCTTCGGAGAGGTCCGCCCGGTCGAGCCGCTCCTGAATGCAAAACGCCTGCTCCAGTTCGAACACTTTGCGGTAGAACTCGTCCCCAACCAGGGTCTTGCACAGCCCGTATCCAGGCATCTTATGACTTACCCCGGTGTCTCATCGTCAGCCCTTTCGCCTGTCCGATGGCGAGATACGTAATCCAGAAGGTTCTTGGTCAGCATCGAAAGGAGCAACTTGATCGCTTCATGCGAGCTCAAGACGTATTTGAGACCGAAAAGATCGGAGACAACGTCATATTGCACTGAGGGGCGAGCGCTTGCATCGGGTTCGGGCTCTGACATCTGGGGCAGTCGTAGCAGAAGCCAATCATCGCTCATATAGCCGAACTCTCTGCGCTGGCGGTCGCCGACCAGGCTGCCGATTCCATAAACTCCGTTGGTCGGGAGGTCAGGCTTGGCAAAGAAGAACTCACACCCATCAAGCCCAACTGACACAAGCCCATACCCCTTGGAGCGAAGACCACCTATCTGCACACGCCCATCATCCACATCCATGAGCACAATGCCTATCATGGCAAGATGCCACAGCTCGAAGTTCTCGAGCACGATCCGCGTCCTGAACTCCCCGCCCACGACCGGCTCAAAGTCCTTTACTGTCGCCGACCGACCGCTACCAAGGAATCGGTCGACCGGCAGCGTCGCCCTCAGTTGGCGCTTTGGCGGGTTGTCTTCAGACGGCATTGCGTCGCTCGCGCTGAATCGGCCCGCCGCAGCCTCGCATCCGAACACCTTGCACGCCGCGCAAAGAACTTCTGAATAGAGCTTCGCATCGCTTACCTGGGCAGACCTGTTGGCCAGGGCACGTCGTGCGCAGGATGAGGCCGAAAACGGGTCACAGACCGGCAGCCCACACGACCTAGCAACGCGCTCGAAGTGGTTGCGCATCACGCCCTTAAGTGAGGAGCCCGGGATGTAAGGAGCGCTAGGTGAGGCGCCGTGAGGTGTCTGAACGTTGTGTTCTATTGGGAGCGAAACTTCAGAAGCCGAGTGCCCCGCTCGGACGAGCAGCGGCCCCTGGGGCTTAATGCTCAAGTCCAAAACCGCCCTGTTGCAAAGCCTGCTATGCACCGTCCGCCACCTCTGCACCCTCGAATAAAACTCGATGCAACACAGCCTTACACTTCGTCCGGAAATCATCCAAATCGTGGCGCCTCACGAGCTCACCCTCTTCTTTTGGCCGAGAGACTGGCTGCTGAACGTAGTCGGCTGATATGCTGTAGTGCCCGAGGTAGTTTTTCTGGAGCTTCTTGTCCCCCACCATTTGATCAAGGAGCTCTGAGACTTTCTCCGGGAGGCCGAGCTCATTGCGCCGTCGCTTGCTGAGCCCGAACTCAGAGGAGAGCAGCTTACCTATCTCGCCAGCATCGGCCTGCATGGCTCGCATCTCCATCAACTTCAGGCAGTAGTATAAAACTGCGCCCATGTCCTCTGTGCTCGGCTTGGGAATACCTATGAGTTCTTGTTCCTCGGTCGGTTCGGTCTCACCCCGTGCTGGGGCCGCAGGCCGCGCGGTATAGGTGTCGGTCTCGATGCTGAAACCCTCGCCCAAGCGCTGTATAGCGACCTCAGAGACTTCCATCTGCACGTGGCCGAGGCCGAGTCTCCGTCCTCCCCCCAGCAGTCCGAAGCCCTCGCCTAGCCTCTCGATAACCCAAAAAAGCAGTCCGAGCTCCCAATCCAGCGGCGCCGACACCAGAATCTGAAAGCCAAATACAAGCCCCGGGGGCGCCAATTCAATTCGCCGCTCGCTGCCCATAACGCCCCGCCCCAGTGTTCTGGAGACGCCCAATGTCGAACGGCGCTGCACAAGCGACTCCGACCATTCACTGAGAAGGTCGAGGTCACGGGCCACGACCCGGGCGGGATTGGCAGTTGAGCCAAATAGGCCACAAACAGTGCATGGTCTCGAGGCGCGGCCGTTGCGAAGGCAGAACGAAAGAGAGCTATCCTCGAGCGAATCTGGAAAGTCGCAGGCCCATATCACACCGTTTGTGCCATCAACGACGCTCTTGATGGCCGTTTGTGCCTGGGAGCGAAGCGCGCCTTTCAACGTCGAGCCCGGCACGAAAGGCCGTCCGCTCTCGTCTCGAACAAATGGAGTAACGACCACGCCGTCAGCTGACTTGGGATGTCCGCCCACATGCAATCCAGAGACAAGCCGCAGCTTCCCGGCAAGACTGCCCTGTATCCACTTATGATCCACTTGCACCATCGCTCTCGTCCTCAGTTGGTTCCGGACCTTCGGGACCTGATGTTTCTACTACATCAAAACTATGGGATTGGCACAAATATGACAAGTACGTCTGGGCCGCGATGAGCCAGATTGCAGGACCCCAACTGACCTCGGCGGCGATTGCTATCTGCTCTGATACTTGTCTCACCTCCGAATTGAGACCATTGAGAATCTTCTGGCCAACATCGCGCTGACGCCATCGCCTCTCAGGGGGAGAGCGGCCTATGGAAGACGTCAAGTGCATCATCACCGCATCGACGGAGCTGGCCTGTCTGGCATAAAGCCAAAGCTCCTGAACTGCTCTCCTGAAAAAATGGACCCCTCCGGAGGCAATGCTTTCCTCAGCAACAGCCTCAGCCAACCTCTGCAGGCTGCCTTTGAAACGATCAACCGCGCTCAAGAGAAGGAACCCAGTGTCCATCACGACTCGGTGTATCCAATCGTATGAAAGTCGTTACAGACGGCGATCCCGCCGAAACCGTCGCTCGTGCGCAGGCCCAGACCAGTGTCTTGGGCAGCCTCGAGCTTCCGGCAAAGCTCCTCCTTCGCTGCGCCACTGGCTCTGCTCTCAAACAGGCAGACGCTCCCACGCTGAATCGTACGCATTAGCCCGCGAGGGGCCTGACAGGCCGCGTTCCAACCACCTATTGAACCAAACCTCAGATACGACAAGACCTCTTTGGCAAAGATGCCGGCCTCGGACAACTGCTTTTCCAGAACCGTCCCGTCGCCGCTTTCCCAGAATGACCACCTTGGAAGCACGAGGTCAGACAGAAACAAGATCGAGAAGAACAGCCGGCCTTTTCTCTCGATCTCCTCGCCTATCGATCTCGCCCCGTCCCAGAGTCTTCCCCATCTCAAGAGCTCCGCCATAATCGCTGCATTGAACCGCAGAACGGCCTCACGGACGTTGGCCTTTGCCGGAGGCGCCGCGAGCCTCAATGAGAGCCGACCAAGACCCCGGCTGCGCAATGCACCGACGCTGAACTTCTCCGCCGCCAGCCTCTTGAGAGCCTCCTGCGCCATCGGCCGCAGCTTACTAATGCTCCCGGCGAACACGACTCCGGGATGCAAAAAGAAAACGGTGTAACGGCTTCCCACAACGGCTCTTCTCTCACTCCCTCCCACTGGGCAGAATGAGGCAACATCACTTCTAACAGAGACGAGCTTGCCATTGAAGAGGACGCGCGCCCGGCCATCCCGGAACGCATCGTAAACTCGCTTGTCAGAATCTTGCCGAACGACGTAAAACAATCCGTTCGCGTAACATTCGCGAAGAACGAAATCCCGAATAAGCATGTCCGGCGGATTGTCCCCGACCTCATCCCCGTTGTTCGGCTCTGAGCGGGGCCAGATCGCTGAATATGGCAGAACAAGAAGAGGCTTAAGCGGTGAGCTCTTGTCGGGTAAGGACACCGAATCGCTGTGGCCGAGCGGCAGACAGTCGGAGAATGAGACCGAGGGGGCAACAAACGCGTTTGCCATCTCCGGTTCGATGGCGCCCAGGTTCTCAAGCCTCTTCACCTGCTCGTAAAAAGCTGCCTTCACGACCGGGCCCGGCAGATAGTCGAGGGTCTGTCGATACCATTTTCCTGCGGGTGACCTAGCCACGCACAGCGGCCCTTCGCTGACGAGGATTATGCCAACCTCATTGCCATCCCCGTCGAGAGCCTCAGCCGTGGAAGGCATCTTGGCCTCACCCGCTTCTCGCATCTTAACCTCGAGTGAGCAGAAGCCCATGCCCTGGGCCTTGCCACCGCCCAGCGTCCGGACCGTCCTCACTGCCGAAACCAAGAGCTGCTCCTCATCAGGAGAGAGCGGATGCAGCGCGACGAGCCTCGCCTCAAATGCGAACGGCCCGAACGTCCGGGTGGCGCCACCGGGGCGAGAGCCGGCTTGTTCTGAACCCTCAAAACGCCGGCCACGCCTCTCCCACGGCACCGCTCCTTCGGCGCTGTTTGCCTCTCTCAGCAACGTCCCTCCCTCGAAAACCACTTTGCCGGGAGCATGACGCTGGCCAAAAATGGAGCAAATAGGGCAGGGCTTGGTCTCGCACGTCTCAAGTCTCTCATCTTGAGAGCAGTGCGCGATCCCC
Proteins encoded:
- a CDS encoding SagB/ThcOx family dehydrogenase; the protein is MSVVIPLPDISYAGGLDLKSAIYERSSVRRFTSRQIALGAVADLLWSAQGHIRTGKRAVPSAGATYPLQMLLAVADNGVEGLSSGLYQYNHHYDVDRHSLQLLHDQSVMGEVAEACFGQTCVKEAMALIAVVSDNSRTAKRYGERAERYVAMEAGHVGQNVSLMALSLGLGAVMVGAFKDDEVARALRLQDGLRPYYVIPVGHPYSE
- a CDS encoding RAMP superfamily CRISPR-associated protein, with the translated sequence MSSHGQNSRRWSQLPRDPKGYDFVWIPFGKTVTPVSHVCKLAASGFAFSGKMEIEIKTLSPLHISDGTLRLSEELGFKKGFVVKSILCPESPIIPGTTLKGVARTYYEAITKSCVSQFLRRMKARYVEDDRGASSLPQELVRQIVAAGGEKRGMAEVAILPECFERIERCPPVRKRSSRLCPACLLFGTKGFVGRVVFSDARLVSSPQKGEFLYVLPSGAPHLHKIGQVSVAPGTRSAKLLVEKLKGRKVYNAKYEPNTPSQEAELWDYVPSGAVFSAQIVFHDVSLAEMGGLFGCLGIDRKMALSIGGGKSSGLGKISISSGELLAFPSGLMQWSSFEQRRPMDDRRGFIKQCKASFIRSVFAYPKSYEMLKKICAV
- a CDS encoding type II toxin-antitoxin system HicB family antitoxin; translated protein: MSYKVSIVIEKDEHGYYAYCPELDGCQSQGDSLDEIVHNIREAVALYVETLSEEERKDLLSKEILTTSVEVTVA
- a CDS encoding type II toxin-antitoxin system HicA family toxin, whose product is MPRLPRVTARKAEQLLLRNGFRFLQSRGSHRIYMKGKRRIVVPFHSGKTLHPKIIKRILGVLDLSTT
- a CDS encoding RAMP superfamily CRISPR-associated protein; this translates as MVQVDHKWIQGSLAGKLRLVSGLHVGGHPKSADGVVVTPFVRDESGRPFVPGSTLKGALRSQAQTAIKSVVDGTNGVIWACDFPDSLEDSSLSFCLRNGRASRPCTVCGLFGSTANPARVVARDLDLLSEWSESLVQRRSTLGVSRTLGRGVMGSERRIELAPPGLVFGFQILVSAPLDWELGLLFWVIERLGEGFGLLGGGRRLGLGHVQMEVSEVAIQRLGEGFSIETDTYTARPAAPARGETEPTEEQELIGIPKPSTEDMGAVLYYCLKLMEMRAMQADAGEIGKLLSSEFGLSKRRRNELGLPEKVSELLDQMVGDKKLQKNYLGHYSISADYVQQPVSRPKEEGELVRRHDLDDFRTKCKAVLHRVLFEGAEVADGA
- a CDS encoding RAMP superfamily CRISPR-associated protein — translated: MSNRALIEIALTVRFTSAASLPSLGMGHGRDLPYISGSTLKGAIKRAAEKLLDLKGIAHCSQDERLETCETKPCPICSIFGQRHAPGKVVFEGGTLLREANSAEGAVPWERRGRRFEGSEQAGSRPGGATRTFGPFAFEARLVALHPLSPDEEQLLVSAVRTVRTLGGGKAQGMGFCSLEVKMREAGEAKMPSTAEALDGDGNEVGIILVSEGPLCVARSPAGKWYRQTLDYLPGPVVKAAFYEQVKRLENLGAIEPEMANAFVAPSVSFSDCLPLGHSDSVSLPDKSSPLKPLLVLPYSAIWPRSEPNNGDEVGDNPPDMLIRDFVLRECYANGLFYVVRQDSDKRVYDAFRDGRARVLFNGKLVSVRSDVASFCPVGGSERRAVVGSRYTVFFLHPGVVFAGSISKLRPMAQEALKRLAAEKFSVGALRSRGLGRLSLRLAAPPAKANVREAVLRFNAAIMAELLRWGRLWDGARSIGEEIERKGRLFFSILFLSDLVLPRWSFWESGDGTVLEKQLSEAGIFAKEVLSYLRFGSIGGWNAACQAPRGLMRTIQRGSVCLFESRASGAAKEELCRKLEAAQDTGLGLRTSDGFGGIAVCNDFHTIGYTES
- the truA gene encoding tRNA pseudouridine(38-40) synthase TruA, with the translated sequence MAYDGTDLRGWQSQPEGGTVQDLLERHLREVLSAPGLRLFGQGRTDAGVHALRQVAHFDADTLIPPERLPRILNNRLTQHGVVVLEARKVPDTFHARFSASSRTYCYVLHCSEAPPPVYSLRYCYHVCHRFDAGLVEEAIGGFVGRHDFAVFCSSDWKGDTTVRTVMEASLVMDGPWVHLIFRANAFLHNMVRHMVGLLLEVGKGRLAPAIVRRIAESPSAVDSSARPWNLPPARGLFLAEVKYPEWP
- a CDS encoding RAMP superfamily CRISPR-associated protein gives rise to the protein MHSRLCNRAVLDLSIKPQGPLLVRAGHSASEVSLPIEHNVQTPHGASPSAPYIPGSSLKGVMRNHFERVARSCGLPVCDPFSASSCARRALANRSAQVSDAKLYSEVLCAACKVFGCEAAAGRFSASDAMPSEDNPPKRQLRATLPVDRFLGSGRSATVKDFEPVVGGEFRTRIVLENFELWHLAMIGIVLMDVDDGRVQIGGLRSKGYGLVSVGLDGCEFFFAKPDLPTNGVYGIGSLVGDRQRREFGYMSDDWLLLRLPQMSEPEPDASARPSVQYDVVSDLFGLKYVLSSHEAIKLLLSMLTKNLLDYVSRHRTGERADDETPG